DNA from Corallococcus soli:
GACCCGTACATTGGAAAGGGGGCGTCCGTAACCCTATTTCCTGGACAAGTCAATCACAGGATCACCCTGCCCCATCCCTGTTGCACGGGGACGGGTGGACCCGACCGATCATGTGGGAAAAGGGGGGTGGGGGCAAGGAACGTGCCTGCACGGGCTGCGTCCACCCACCGATGCGCCCGGAAGACCCTGAATCTTTGACGTTCGCCAAATCCAGACCCGACAATCTTTTCCGGGTTCACCGTCGACGTCCGGGACGGGCGGCCTGCTTCCGGACAGCTCCGGGGGCCTCCATCCATGGCGGCAATGAAGGGGAGTCTTTCATGAAGAGGATGACGGGAGTTCTCGTGGTGGCGGTGATGATGCTGACCGCCTGCGGCACCCTGCCTGGCGAACAGCAGGCCCAGGAGTCTCAAGCCGAGGCGTCCACCCCCAGCCTCCAGACGCAGGAGGCCGCGCTCGCCCGGGACTGCACGGTCACCATCGAATGCTCCAATGGGACGACGCGCAGTTGCAGCGGCACTGCGGGGGCGTGCGCGGCCAGCGGGACCGGCAGTGGCAGCGTGACGTGCAACGGGGTCACGACGAGCTGTGCCCCCATCCTCGAAGAGCCCGTCTGTTCGTGCCGGAGTGACCGCTGCTGCAACCAGCTGTGCGCCAGTGATCCGGACTGCCGGCTCGTGCCCCAGGACCCGACGTTCCCCTGATGCGCTGACAGGGTCGATCAAAATGAGCGTTTGACGCCTGCACACCGGATGAACGAGGAGTGCGGGCGTGTTCGAGCTGACGCTAGGCCCTGAAGAGAAGCGAGTGCGTCGAACTCGGCGCCGCGACCCTGTCGCGCGGTTCAAGCCAGACAAGGCAGCGCAACTGGACGCGGTGGCCGGCTGTCCCGAGTTGCAGGTGCCTGCGGGGCACCTGTGTCGTGACGTCGGGCGGTGGGTGGAGCGGCTCGACACCTCGCGGGTGGAGGCGGGCTACTCGTCGCTGGGCCGCCACGGCTACCACCCCAAGCGGGTGCTGGCGGTGTGGGTGTACGCCAGCCTCATCGGCTTGCATTACGCCACCGAGGTCGCGCGAGCGATGCGCACGGATGCCGCCTTCAGGCTTCTGTCCGGTGGCCATGCCTACTCCGAGGGCGTCCTCAAGCGTTTCCGGCAGCAGCAGGAGGCGCTCTTCCAGGACGCCTTGGAGCAGACGGTGCGGCTTGCGGGCCATGCGGGGCTGCTCGACGCGCAGGACCTGGCCGTCGACTCGGTGCGCCTGCGGGCGCACGGCTCCACCAAGCAGGTGCGCACCCTGCATCGCAGCAAGGAGCGTCTGGAGGAGTTGGCCCGCCAGGACGTGGACGCCCTTGAGCCCCAGGCCCGGCAGGTGCACGCAGCCAAGGTGCACAAGCACACCGAGGCGGTGCGTCTGTGCCAACAGCGGGGGGCCAGCAGCGTCGTGCTGACGAGCCCCGCGGCGGCCCTCATGAAGTTTCCTTCCGGCGCGGGACTGCCTGGCCATCGCGCCACCGTGGCCGCTTGCGGCCAGCAGGCGCGTTTGGTGGTCGGGGTGCTGCTGGACGCGGCGGCCGTCGATTACGGGCACCTGGAAGACGCCGTGCGGGAGGCCCGGCGGGTGCTGCTCAAGGCGGGCATGCCCCAGCAAGCCTGCCTCCAAGTGGCAGCCGATGCCGGTTACGGCTCGAAGGCGGACCTGGTCTTCGCCCAAAGCGAGGCGAGCTGGGTGGACGTGCTGGTGGCTGAGCCCCAAGCAGCCGGTGAGCCGACGGGGGCCGGAGGACTCTTTGGCCGCAATGACTTCCGGCTCGACGCGGCTGAGCGCAGCGTCCTCTGCCCCGCGGGCCGCAAGATGCGTGGCCCCTTGTATGACAAGGCCCACGGCTATGACCGCTTCGTCGGCGTCGGCTGCGACGTCTGCCCTCTGAAGCCTCAGTGCACGCGGGGCCGGGAACGCAACGTCACCGTCGACTGGGACTTCGAGAGGGCTCGGGCTTCCATGCGCCAGCGCATGGCCCAGCCGGGCGCCAGGCAGCGCTACAACCGACGCATCGCCACTGTCGAGCCCGTCTTCTCCTCCCTGGAAGACGCCATGGGCTACCGTCGCGTCTCCAGTCGCCTGCCTCAGACGGTGAAGGCCGAAGTCCTCCTGAAGCTGCTGGCTCACAATCTCAGCCGCCTCATCACCCGGCAGCGGCTTGTCCTCGTCCTCTTCCGGCTTTCCTGATTCTGGTCGCCCCTGTGAGGACGTCAGTGCCAATGCTCCCGGCGGGACTCCTGCCGGGGGCGTTGAACCGTGGCGGGCCCGACGTCCACGGCTTGAGGTGAGCGTTCAGCACAGGACCGCCGGCATCGTCACGCTTGGTCCTGGTCGGATCCGACCTTCCGACGGCGGATCCGTTCAGGTGGAGGCTCCGCCCACCTCCACGCCATCCGTGCAGGGTCGCTTCGCAACCCGCCGGAACGCTTTGGAAGATCCGTTGCGGAAGGGATCCACGAGGGCGGGACGGATCCAAAAGCGCCCCGACACCCATGCCGTGGGTGGATCCACCACAGATCACTCCAGGTGGGTGAACCCCTGGGAACTGTTGGGCTTCTGGCCGGTTCCTTGATCGCCCAGAAACCCTCTGTTAGCACCGCCGACGCCCGCTGGTTCTCCCATCCGCACCGTCCTTCGAGCCTCCGTGTGAACGCCCTGGCCACTCAAGCCCCGCCGTCGCTGCCCAGTGCCGGAGTCATCTGGACCCGCACGCTGGAAGCCATCCGTCAGGAGGGCCTCCACTACGCGTTGACGTGGCTGGAGCGGATGCCCCCCCTGGAGGTGCGCGAGAACGCCCTCGTCCTGGGCGTGCCCGACCGCTTCTTCCGCGACTGGGTGGATGACCACTACCGCGCCATGCTGGAGACACACCTGTCCCGGCTGGAGCCCTCGCTGGGCCGCGTCGCCTATGAAGTCGTCGCCGGTCCTCCGCCGTCCGCGAACCTGCCGCCTGCCCCCACCGTGAAGGTGAACTCCGCGCGGCCGTCCCGCCTCAACGCGCGCTTCACCTTCGACACCTACGTGGTGGCGGACAGCAACCAGCTCCCCGCCGCGGCCGCGCAGGCCGTGGCCCACCGGCCCGGCCACAACTACAACCCGCTCTACATCTACGGCGGCACGGGCCTGGGCAAGACGCACCTGCTCCAGGCCGTGGGCAACCACATCTGGGAGAAGGACCCCACCCAGCGCGTCGTCTACCTGTCCAGCGAGCAGTTCACCAACGAGTACGTGGAGAGCGTGCGCGAGCACCGCATGACGGACTTCCGCAGGAAGTTCCGTGAAGAGTGCGACGTGCTGCTCATCGACGACATCCAGTTCCTGGGCAAGCGCGAGGAGACGCAGAAGGAGTTCTTCTACACCTTCGAGACGCTCTTCAGCCTCAACAAGGCCATCGTGCTCACCAGCGACATGGTGCCCGCGGAGGTGCCCGGCATGGAGGACCGCCTGCGCAGCCGCTTCGCCATGGGCTTGATGGCGGACATCCGCGAGCCCTCCTACGAGACGCGCGTCGCCATCCTCCAGAAGAAGGCGGAGCAGGAGGGCCTGAACCTGCCCGACCCCGTGGCGCACTTCATCGCCCGGCACGTGCAGAAGAACGTGCGTGAACTGGAGGGCGCGCTCGTGAAGCTGTCCGCGATGCACAGCCTGACACGCCAGCCGGTGACGGAGGAGTTCGCGGCCCAGGTGCTGCGGGACATCCTGCCCGCGCAGCGCGCCGTGGACGTGGAGGCCATCCAGCGCGAGGTGGCCCGCTTCTACAAGCTGACCGTGGAGGCGCTGAAGGAGGACCGGCGCCACAAGGCCCTGGCCCACGCGCGCCAGGTGGCCATGTACCTGAGCCGCAAGCTGACAAAGAGCTCGTTCCCGGAGATCGCGTCCCGCTTCAACAAGGACCACTCCACCGTCATCTCCGCCGTGCGCAAGATGGAGGGCCTGCGGGAGACGGACCCCAGCGTGCACCGCGACTTGTCGGAGCTGGAGACGAAGCTCGGCGGAATGTGACGGGGAGGGCGTGCGCGGCGTCCCCGGCTTCGGGCATGCTGCGCCCTCACGGGCCCTTCAGGGGGTCCGCCGCACGGAACGCTCGGCCGGAGGCGTTTCCCTTCACGCCGGACCTCCGACATGCCCCACCTCCCGTGGCTGCGCGCTTGTTCCCTTCCCTTCGTCCTGCTGGGCCTGACCTCCTGCGGTGACCCGGACGCGTTCACCCTGCGCTTCGGGGTCGACACGGCGACGCTGTTCGGCACCGCCCCAGCGGGCGCGGGCGTCCGGGCCCTGGAGTCACTCCCGGCTCCGCCGGCGCCGCCCACCTTCAAGTCGAGCGACGGGCTGGAATTCCAGTTGGAGTCCGCCACCTCCACGTTCTTCGACGTGCGCCTGGATCTGCCCCGGGCCCGGACCTGCGCCGACGTCCAGTCCCTGCTGTCCCCGCTGATGACGTGCGAGGACCCGGTGGAGGGACGGCCGGGAACCCTGGCCATCCCGGGCCCGCTCGACGTGGACTGGCGTCGGGGGACGACTCGCCCGGCTGGGACGCTGCGCATCCCAGCCGGCATCTATCGACAGCTCGATGCCCGGCTGGAACCGGGAGCGCCCGGGGGTGTGAGCTTCAGCGTCCGCGCGAACTTCGTCCACCTGGGCCAGCCCTGTGAGCTTGAGCTGGAGTTCCACACCCCCGAGCCCATTCGCTTCAACACGCCAGGCCCCCTCACCGCCGAGCTGCCCGACGGCACCTTCGAGGTGGCCATGCTGGAGCTGGGCACCTGGCTCCAGGACGTCCCCGTGAGGGCGTGTCTCGACAAGGGGGACCTGACCCTCACGGGCAACACGCTGCGCCTGGAGGACGCGCGCGGAGAATGCGCGGGGGCCGCGGAGCGCATGAAACACAACATCCTGTCCAGCGGCAGGTTGCTTGTCTTCATGCCCTGAAGCGTGTCGTTTCGTCCCGTCCGGAACCTGAACTCTTGCACCGGGCCGACGGGGCCCTTTCCAGGGGAACGCTGACCGGAGCGTTCCCCTCCCTATCGCCAGCTCCCGTCACGGCCATTCCTGATCGCATCCGCTGTGTCTGCCTTTGCCGCCCCTGGCGGAGCGACAAATCCTCTCAGTCCTTCCACACCAACCCGAAGCGCTGGTCGAGGTAGTTCAGGACGAACAGCCACAGCGGCGGGCTCACCACGCCCAGGACGATGCCGGCGATGGCCTGCCCCCGCCGCCCGATGGGCGGATGCGCCTGGAGGTTCACCCGCATCAGCCCCACCACGCCGCACACCACCGCGAGCGGCGAGAGCAGCGGCATGAACAGGCTGCTGAAGCCGAAGTGGAAGGCCTGACGCGCGATGGGATTGTTGCGCAGCCGGTTCCACAGCGCCGCCAGCGCGCCGGGCGTCACGTCCCGCCGGAAGAAGAGCCGGCTGCGCACGTCGCGGTGGATGTGGACCGCGACGAACGTGAAGGGGAGGGCGGCCAGCAGGTGCTGGAAGCGGAGCGCCGGCTCCAGGACGCCCGCGCCCAGCGCCACCACCAGGGGGGTCGCCACCAGCGCGTGCCGCGCCCACGGCTTGCCCAGGAAGAAGGCCCCGCCCATGGGCACGGTCGCGAGGAACAGCGCCGAGAACAACCACTCCTTGCGCGAAGGCGGACCCTTGGACGCGGCGGAGTAGAGCACCCCCAGGACGAGGCTCAGCGTGAGCATCCCCACCGTCCAGGCCCAGGAGTCGCGCCGT
Protein-coding regions in this window:
- the dnaA gene encoding chromosomal replication initiator protein DnaA, with the translated sequence MNALATQAPPSLPSAGVIWTRTLEAIRQEGLHYALTWLERMPPLEVRENALVLGVPDRFFRDWVDDHYRAMLETHLSRLEPSLGRVAYEVVAGPPPSANLPPAPTVKVNSARPSRLNARFTFDTYVVADSNQLPAAAAQAVAHRPGHNYNPLYIYGGTGLGKTHLLQAVGNHIWEKDPTQRVVYLSSEQFTNEYVESVREHRMTDFRRKFREECDVLLIDDIQFLGKREETQKEFFYTFETLFSLNKAIVLTSDMVPAEVPGMEDRLRSRFAMGLMADIREPSYETRVAILQKKAEQEGLNLPDPVAHFIARHVQKNVRELEGALVKLSAMHSLTRQPVTEEFAAQVLRDILPAQRAVDVEAIQREVARFYKLTVEALKEDRRHKALAHARQVAMYLSRKLTKSSFPEIASRFNKDHSTVISAVRKMEGLRETDPSVHRDLSELETKLGGM
- a CDS encoding IS1182 family transposase yields the protein MTLGPEEKRVRRTRRRDPVARFKPDKAAQLDAVAGCPELQVPAGHLCRDVGRWVERLDTSRVEAGYSSLGRHGYHPKRVLAVWVYASLIGLHYATEVARAMRTDAAFRLLSGGHAYSEGVLKRFRQQQEALFQDALEQTVRLAGHAGLLDAQDLAVDSVRLRAHGSTKQVRTLHRSKERLEELARQDVDALEPQARQVHAAKVHKHTEAVRLCQQRGASSVVLTSPAAALMKFPSGAGLPGHRATVAACGQQARLVVGVLLDAAAVDYGHLEDAVREARRVLLKAGMPQQACLQVAADAGYGSKADLVFAQSEASWVDVLVAEPQAAGEPTGAGGLFGRNDFRLDAAERSVLCPAGRKMRGPLYDKAHGYDRFVGVGCDVCPLKPQCTRGRERNVTVDWDFERARASMRQRMAQPGARQRYNRRIATVEPVFSSLEDAMGYRRVSSRLPQTVKAEVLLKLLAHNLSRLITRQRLVLVLFRLS
- a CDS encoding DUF4190 domain-containing protein, which translates into the protein MSLEVPPSARPHCAVHPDVLAGGTCSRCGGFICADCATSLLGDGRIYCVACAKRPGVDYLEAFRQEYWGRRDSWAWTVGMLTLSLVLGVLYSAASKGPPSRKEWLFSALFLATVPMGGAFFLGKPWARHALVATPLVVALGAGVLEPALRFQHLLAALPFTFVAVHIHRDVRSRLFFRRDVTPGALAALWNRLRNNPIARQAFHFGFSSLFMPLLSPLAVVCGVVGLMRVNLQAHPPIGRRGQAIAGIVLGVVSPPLWLFVLNYLDQRFGLVWKD